A part of Poecilia reticulata strain Guanapo unplaced genomic scaffold, Guppy_female_1.0+MT scaffold_289, whole genome shotgun sequence genomic DNA contains:
- the LOC103460771 gene encoding stonustoxin subunit alpha-like yields the protein MMARVEERQSYPDHPDRFDHYYHVLSRTGLTGRCYWEVEWRGGIDIGVSYRRIMRKGDSRDCVFGENDHSWCLYCSNKLHFVRHNKITTNLHCPIAKRVAVYLDWPAGILSFYRVSSDSLIHIHTFNTTFTEPLYVGFGLWSNIGSVFLS from the coding sequence ATGATGGCACGTGTGGAGGAACGTCAGTCATATCctgatcatccagacagatttgatcATTATTACCATGTCCTGTCTagaactggtctgactggtcgctgttactgggaggtCGAGTGGAGAGGAGGAATTGATATAGGAGTGAGTTACAGAAGAATCATGAGGAAAGGAGACAGTAGAGACTGTGTGTTTGGAGAAAACGATCATTCCTGGTGTCTTTACTGCTCTAATAAACTTCATTTTGTCAGGcacaataaaatcacaacaaatctCCACTGCCCTATTGCTAAAAGAGTAGCAGTGTATTTGGACTGGCCTGCTggcattctgtccttctacagagtTTCCTCTGATTCACTGATCCACATCCACACCTTCAacaccacattcactgaacctctCTATGTTGGATTTGGGCTCTGGTCCAATATTGGTTCAGTGTTCCTGAGCTGA